From one Bacteroidales bacterium genomic stretch:
- a CDS encoding glycine--tRNA ligase, translated as FNLMFATEMGSTADGALKVYLRPETAQGIFVNYLNVQKTGRMKIPFGIAQIGKAFRNEIVARQFIFRMREFEQMEMQFFVPPGTELEWYEKWKETRMKWHQSLGMGNQKYRFHKHEKLAHYANAASDIEFEFPFGFKELEGIHSRTDFDLSQHQKYSGKKIQYFDPERNESYTPFVVETSIGVDRMFLSIVSNAYTEEKLTKEDGSVDERVVMRIPPALAPVKLAILPLVKKDGLAEKATEIKNNLKFAFNCQYDEKDSIGKRYRRQDAIGTPYCITVDHQTLTDDTVTIRYRDTMQQERVSVKQLSDIIAEKVSIKTLLQELV; from the coding sequence TTCAACCTGATGTTTGCCACAGAAATGGGTTCAACTGCTGATGGTGCGTTAAAAGTATACCTTCGTCCGGAAACGGCACAGGGGATTTTTGTCAACTACCTGAATGTGCAGAAGACAGGGCGTATGAAGATACCTTTTGGGATTGCGCAGATAGGAAAGGCTTTCCGGAACGAGATTGTCGCCCGTCAGTTTATTTTCCGGATGCGTGAATTCGAACAGATGGAGATGCAGTTCTTTGTGCCTCCGGGAACGGAACTTGAGTGGTATGAAAAATGGAAGGAGACCCGGATGAAATGGCATCAGTCATTGGGTATGGGTAATCAGAAATACCGCTTCCATAAGCATGAGAAACTGGCGCATTATGCCAATGCAGCTTCCGATATAGAATTTGAATTCCCATTCGGATTCAAGGAACTGGAAGGGATACATTCCCGTACCGATTTCGATTTGAGCCAGCACCAGAAATATTCCGGTAAGAAAATACAGTATTTTGATCCGGAACGTAATGAGAGCTATACTCCTTTTGTGGTGGAGACATCCATAGGGGTCGACAGGATGTTCCTCAGCATTGTTTCCAATGCCTATACGGAAGAAAAACTGACCAAAGAAGATGGCTCGGTCGATGAACGTGTAGTGATGCGTATTCCGCCGGCTTTGGCGCCGGTGAAACTAGCGATACTTCCTTTGGTGAAGAAAGATGGTCTGGCGGAAAAAGCCACGGAAATTAAAAACAACCTTAAGTTTGCGTTTAATTGCCAGTACGATGAGAAAGATTCCATCGGAAAACGCTATCGCCGTCAGGATGCCATAGGAACCCCGTATTGTATCACTGTCGACCATCAGACGCTGACAGATGACACCGTGACCATTCGCTATCGCGATACCATGCAACAGGAAAGAGTATCTGTAAAGCAGTTATCGGATATTATCGCTGAAAAAGTGAGCATTAAGACTTTGTTGCAGGAGTTGGTATAA
- a CDS encoding DUF4269 domain-containing protein, which translates to MDHEWDDISYLKSGSDRQRQAYDTLQEIGIFDYLADYHPVLAGTIPIHIDLPESDLDIICKMDDISSFRDLIFRLFSGYDDFHEKISGDTFIANFTSNHFRIEIFARPVPVKEQEAYRHMIVEYRLLKLLGESFREAVIKVKSDGMKTEPAFCKVLQIEGNPYRSILELASFSDHELSLMFGDKITNSHA; encoded by the coding sequence ATGGATCATGAGTGGGATGATATCAGTTACCTGAAAAGTGGCTCAGACAGGCAACGTCAGGCATATGATACCTTACAGGAAATAGGTATATTCGACTATCTTGCGGATTATCACCCTGTTCTTGCCGGAACCATCCCGATCCATATAGACCTTCCGGAAAGTGATCTGGATATTATTTGCAAAATGGATGATATATCCTCTTTTCGGGATCTGATATTCCGGTTATTTTCCGGATATGATGATTTTCATGAAAAAATAAGCGGAGACACTTTCATTGCGAACTTCACGAGTAATCATTTCAGGATCGAAATATTCGCTAGGCCCGTTCCTGTTAAGGAACAGGAGGCATACAGGCATATGATCGTCGAATACAGGCTTTTGAAGTTGTTGGGCGAATCTTTCCGGGAAGCGGTCATAAAAGTAAAGTCGGATGGAATGAAAACTGAACCGGCTTTTTGTAAGGTTTTGCAGATAGAAGGAAACCCTTACCGTTCGATACTGGAGCTGGCATCTTTTTCCGATCATGAATTATCGCTTATGTTTGGGGACAAAATTACCAACAGCCATGCCTGA
- the mnmE gene encoding tRNA uridine-5-carboxymethylaminomethyl(34) synthesis GTPase MnmE: MPDQTTICAISTPAGQGGIAVIRISGPDAFAICDTVYRPMKKSYSVAEQFPNTISFGHIIRQADIIDEVLVSVFRAPHSYTGEDTVEISCHGSIFIQQEILKLLVEQGCKIAAPGEYTQRAYLNGKLDLSQAEAVGDLIAASSAASHKIAVQQMRGGFSHRLSILRDQLLNFTSLVELELDFSEEDVEFADRTELRILASEIETEIRRLTDSFAAGNAIKNGIPVAIIGATNAGKSTLLNQLLKEDKAIVSDIHGTTRDVIEDTIIIDGLMFRFIDTAGIRETNDAIERIGIERTFRKIEQSSIVLWVIDLTEEPDSTGSFAGMIIEKCRDRQLILVLNKSDRLEENELEKKLEYYRHFDKDCMVISAKSDTDIVLLETKLVASAHLPQIGENDIVVTNMRHYEALSRALLAIEKVIRGLDDHIPGDLLAQDIRDCLYDLGTITGQQIHSEEVLQNIFKNFCIGK; the protein is encoded by the coding sequence ATGCCTGATCAAACCACCATCTGTGCCATATCTACGCCGGCAGGGCAGGGGGGGATCGCCGTGATCCGTATCTCCGGTCCCGATGCTTTTGCGATTTGTGATACGGTATACCGTCCGATGAAGAAAAGTTATTCTGTTGCAGAACAGTTCCCTAATACAATCAGTTTCGGGCATATTATCCGGCAGGCAGACATCATCGATGAGGTTTTGGTGTCGGTTTTCCGGGCCCCTCATTCATATACCGGTGAAGATACCGTTGAAATATCCTGTCATGGTTCCATCTTTATACAGCAGGAGATACTGAAACTGCTGGTGGAGCAGGGCTGCAAAATAGCTGCACCGGGTGAATATACACAAAGGGCATACCTGAATGGAAAACTGGACTTGTCACAAGCGGAGGCTGTCGGCGATCTGATTGCTGCGTCATCTGCTGCATCCCATAAGATTGCGGTACAGCAGATGAGAGGTGGATTCAGCCACCGGTTATCCATATTACGGGACCAGTTGCTGAATTTTACATCCCTGGTGGAACTGGAACTGGACTTTAGTGAGGAAGATGTTGAGTTTGCCGATCGTACCGAGTTGAGGATACTGGCATCTGAAATCGAGACGGAGATCAGGCGCCTGACCGATTCTTTTGCTGCAGGAAATGCAATCAAAAACGGAATACCCGTAGCTATTATCGGTGCCACCAATGCAGGAAAATCTACATTGCTGAATCAACTACTGAAAGAAGATAAGGCCATTGTATCCGATATACACGGGACCACCAGGGATGTGATCGAGGATACCATCATTATCGACGGACTGATGTTCCGCTTTATCGATACGGCAGGTATCCGGGAAACAAATGATGCCATCGAGCGGATAGGAATTGAACGGACATTCCGGAAAATCGAACAATCGTCGATTGTCCTTTGGGTGATCGATTTGACGGAAGAACCAGATAGTACCGGTTCATTTGCCGGTATGATCATTGAAAAATGCAGGGACCGGCAACTGATCCTTGTATTGAATAAATCCGACCGGCTGGAAGAGAATGAGCTGGAAAAGAAATTGGAATATTACCGTCATTTCGATAAGGATTGTATGGTGATTTCAGCAAAATCCGATACTGATATTGTTTTACTGGAGACGAAACTGGTCGCTTCCGCTCATCTGCCACAGATCGGAGAAAATGATATTGTTGTGACCAATATGCGGCACTACGAGGCATTGTCACGGGCTTTACTGGCCATTGAGAAGGTGATCCGGGGACTGGATGATCATATTCCCGGTGATCTGCTGGCACAGGATATACGGGACTGTTTGTATGATCTGGGAACGATTACCGGGCAACAGATACATTCCGAAGAGGTACTTCAAAATATTTTTAAGAATTTTTGTATTGGGAAGTAA
- a CDS encoding helix-turn-helix domain-containing protein, producing MNKQEYTKKRRLLSAKLIEAREKAGFTQKQVAGTGIITQSELSKLENGSRRVDFLALLELAELYNQPITFFTSK from the coding sequence ATGAACAAACAGGAATATACAAAGAAAAGACGATTACTATCGGCCAAGCTGATTGAAGCCAGAGAAAAAGCTGGATTTACTCAAAAACAGGTTGCTGGCACTGGTATAATTACCCAAAGTGAGTTATCTAAACTTGAAAACGGTTCGAGAAGGGTTGATTTTCTGGCACTTTTGGAATTAGCTGAATTGTATAATCAGCCTATAACGTTTTTTACTTCTAAATGA
- a CDS encoding AAA family ATPase, with protein sequence MDKLFEYSNKLIKEIGTMFFRYIYNEINWKNRMIGLIGPRGVGKTTLVLQYIKQNLNPAETLYVTAEDFYFVDNRFTDLADTFVKHGGKYLFIDEIHKYKDWAKELKLIYDYHKELNVVFTGSSVLDIKKGASDLSRRAVIYNMQGLSFREYLQLFHNISAKTYSLDEILQHEVELPVQHPLPLFSDYLKTGYYPFALEEDFGLRLGQIINQTLENDIPMFADMNVATGRKLKQLLAIISKSAPFKPNMSKIAEMLSASRNNISDYCLYIEEAGMISQLRDNTSGIRGLGKVDKIYLDNTNLIYNLTEDTSDIGNIRETFFFNQMRVKYNVFSSPVADFLIDDKIFEVGGKNKGQKQIKEVENGYIVKDDIESGYLNIVPLWQFGMSY encoded by the coding sequence ATGGATAAGTTATTCGAATACTCAAATAAGCTGATAAAAGAAATCGGCACAATGTTTTTCCGATATATATATAACGAAATAAATTGGAAGAACAGGATGATAGGACTTATTGGACCTCGTGGCGTTGGTAAGACAACATTGGTCTTGCAATACATCAAGCAAAATCTTAATCCTGCCGAAACACTTTATGTAACGGCAGAGGATTTTTATTTTGTAGATAACAGATTTACCGATCTGGCAGATACTTTTGTTAAACATGGCGGTAAATACCTGTTTATTGACGAAATCCATAAATACAAAGATTGGGCAAAGGAACTAAAGTTGATTTACGACTATCACAAAGAGTTGAATGTCGTATTCACTGGTTCTTCAGTTCTGGATATAAAAAAGGGAGCTTCCGATTTAAGCCGCAGGGCAGTTATATACAATATGCAAGGTTTATCGTTTCGGGAATATCTGCAGTTGTTTCATAATATTTCTGCAAAAACTTATTCATTAGATGAAATATTGCAACATGAGGTTGAATTGCCTGTACAACACCCGCTACCTCTTTTCTCTGATTATTTAAAGACAGGGTATTATCCGTTTGCTTTAGAAGAAGATTTCGGATTACGTTTAGGGCAGATTATCAATCAGACATTGGAGAATGATATTCCGATGTTTGCTGATATGAATGTAGCAACCGGACGAAAGCTAAAGCAATTACTTGCTATAATCTCTAAAAGCGCACCATTCAAGCCCAACATGAGTAAAATCGCTGAAATGTTATCCGCCAGCCGGAACAATATTTCGGACTATTGCCTGTATATAGAGGAAGCGGGTATGATATCCCAATTGAGAGACAATACAAGCGGTATTCGGGGACTAGGAAAAGTAGATAAAATATATTTGGATAATACCAATCTGATTTATAATCTTACAGAAGATACATCTGATATAGGTAATATTAGAGAAACATTCTTCTTCAATCAAATGCGGGTAAAATATAATGTATTTTCATCTCCTGTTGCTGATTTCCTGATCGATGATAAAATTTTTGAAGTTGGAGGTAAAAACAAGGGACAAAAACAGATTAAAGAGGTTGAGA